Within the bacterium genome, the region CCAGTATTTCACCCTGATTAAGAGAAAAATCAATCCCTTCCAGAGCCACCAGCCCACCAAAAAGCTTGGTTACCCTCTCTATCTTCAGAATAGCCTTGTTCTCTTCCATCTCCATCATCCTTTCTCTTCCTCTAAAATATCATAGCTAACTCAAACTTGCAACTACTTTTTATCCATGCTGGATACTCGATACTCGATACTCGATGCTCGAGCATCCAGCCTCGAGTATCGAGCATCCAGCATCGAGCATCGAGTATTGAGCATCCAGCATCGAGCATCCAGCATCGAGCATCGAGCATCCAGTATCGAGTATCGAGTATCGAGCATCCCGCCTCGTTTGGTGGCGGTTCTGCGGCGCTATGAGATTTTCACTTGACTTGACTATGGCTATATACTATAATGCAAAATTGATGGGACAAAATTCTCTTACCCAAAATTTGTGACTGTTGATCGGCCGCTTTCTGGGAGAAACCAGCCAAAGGAGAGGCTATGATAGACCTTAAGAAGAGAATAGAAGATGTAGACGAGTTAAAGAGAGAATTGGATAACCATAGGCCCCTATCAACTAATGTCTTGAAGCAGTTAAAGGAATATTACAGAGTAGGCTTGACTTACTCAAGTAATGCCTTAGAAGGTAACTCTTTAACTGAGACAGAGACCAAGATAGTTCTGGAAGACGGTATAACCATAGGTGGTAAGTCATTAAGAGATCATTATGAGGCTATAGGGCATAGTGAGGCTTATGACTTGCTATATAAGTTGGCTAAAGATAAGACCATTACAGAGAGTGATATTTTAGGTATGCACAGGCTTTTTTACTTTCGGATTGATCCTGAAAATGCAGGAACTTACAGGAAAGTTAAAGTTATCATAACAGGCTCAGATTATATTCCACCTCCCCCTGCTGAGATAAAAGGACTGATGAAGAAGCTTATTAGTGAGATGCCACGTCTTAGAAAAAAATATCACCCCGTAGAATATTCTGCTATTTTACATAAAAAATTAGCACAGATTCACCCTTTTGTAGACGGTAATGGAAGAACAGCAAGATTGTTAATGAACTTAGTGTTATTACAAACAGGCTATGTAATAACCATAATACCACCCATGCTGAGAAACGACTATATAGCTGCCTTAGAAGAGGCTCATAAAGGAGATAACCAGCCTTTGATAAACTTTATTTCAAGTATGGTGTATGAGAGCCTAAAGGACTACTTAAGGCTGGTAAGAAGATTAGAGTAAAAGGCTGACCGATGAAAATGAAAGGGAGGATGAGGGTATTAAAAGGGGGAAGAAATACCCTTTTCCCCCATTCCATAGGTGTGGCTCCATAAATACCAGCGGATAAGTGGCGCTTCACATCCCCTGGTTAGATAAGACATTGGGATTCCGGCAATCTTGTAAGCCTGATTGTATGGTCCCCCGGGAAAGAGTTTGTAAAAGTATTTACGATTTGCTTTTTCAAAAGCAAATCTCTTTTCCATCTTTGTAACTACTCAGCCACCACATATTGATTTTGAAGCTTACAGAACACAATATATTGTGGTTCGTCTCCTTTTATAGGTTGCATAGAAAGCCGTTTTTTAGGAATTTTAGCTAACTTTTAAACACCTAAACACAATATGTTGTGGTTTCGCTAGGTAAGGCTACTATATAGAGGCTGAGTAGTTACCCATCTTTTTTACTATTACCTTCATCTGGGGGGGATACCCGTATTCCTGATAATAATGCCTGAGGATATCAATAACCTTCCAGTGTTCTGAGGTTAGTTCAATCTCCTCCCCCCTGGCCAGATACTTAGCCACCTCTTCATTCCAATCCTCCGGATTTTGTAGGCCGCCATTTTCATCCGTCTCGTAGGTCTTTCGATTAAGTTCAAAACTCATATTTTCACTTCCGCGCCTTCCCGTGATATCCTCCGGCAAGTAAGGTCTAGTGCCTTGTCAAGTTAGTATTTGTGGGTAAAGCCTCTTTTTACCCCTCACCTTAATCCTCTCCCCTGAGGGGAGAGGGTAAGGTGAGGGGGATTGCTTCTACAAGAGACCAACCTATCAAATCAAATCTGACAGGGTACTAGCATAGCTTTTATTTTAGCATATTTAATACCGGATGTCAAGGGAGAAATTAGTAAGGCGAGAAAGCGCCGAGAAGCGGAGGAGCCAAGGATTAAGGGGCAGCTCGCCGGCTATTGGCTTAGAGTGACCGAAACGATGACCATCGTCAACCAGGCCTATATTTCAAATAACGATGAGTCCTTAAGCATAGATACCTTCTTGCCCCTGGGGCTGCATCTGTTGGTCAAGAGAGGTTCACCAGGCAGCTTGCCAGGCAGAATCTGATGCCAGTATGCCCACCTGAAAGCAAGTTTGCCCTGATGATTTATCCTGGTTTCTTTCAGCAAAGAAAAAGGGCCGATTAAAGGAAGAGGGAATTTGCCTGGGAGGGGCTCTACTTTGTAATTAAAATCAATAAGCAAGGCCTTATTAAATCCGGATTCAATAAAGCAGTTGGAGTGCCCATCAAATTTTGCGGTGGGTGCTTCTCCATTTATTTCGCTTAAAAGATTCTCTGTCATCACCTCGGATTCGAAGTGGGCTACCGAGCCGGCCTTGGAAGTAGGCAGATCAGTGCCATCGCCGATGGAATATATGTCTTTATGGTTTAAGGCCTTAAGGGTGTGCTTATCGGTCGGGATATATCCGGCCCCATTACCCAGCCCTGAATCCTCGATAACCGCTGCACCCTCGAAGGGTGGAATGGCCACCAGTAAATCATAATCAATCTCTTTACCGTCATAAGACCTTATTATTTTCTTTTCGTGGTGCACCTCGCCCAGATTATAATTGGGGGTGATCTTAATCCCTTTCTGTTTTGCGATCTCGCTAAATACACTGGTAGCTATTGGCTTGGTAAAGGCACCCGGCAGAGGGGTAACAAGCTCTATCTCCACCTTGTTACGGATGCCCCTTTTATGAAAGTAGTAGTCTGCCAGAAAGACAAACTCTATCGGCGCCACCGGACACTTGATCGGCATTTCAGCTACATTCAGGACTACCTTGCCTTTCTCAAACCTCTCAAGGGACCGCTGAAGCTTTATGGCGCTGTCAGGGGTATAGAAATCGAATACATTTTTTTCATACCCGTCTTTCATGCCCTCTATATCGTCGGGTATAATCCGGCAGCCAAGTGAACTAATAAGCCAGTCATAATCAAAATTGCCCGCTCTGGTTTTAACTCTTTTCTTGGGGGCATCTATTGCTATTATTTCCGTGCTGACAAAGTCTACCCCCTTGCCGAGCAAGCGGTTAATCGGCCGGGAAACATCTGGTAATTCCTTGTAGCCGGGGAACCTGAAGGGAAGAAACAGAAAGCCGGGCTGATAATAATGCATCTGGTTCTTGTCTATCACGGTGATTTGCCATTCCCGTTTATCTAATTTTTTCCTGAGACTATTGGCGCTTATAGTTCCACCTGTTCCGGCGCCTAAGATTACTATTTTTTTCATAAGTCTTACCTCCTCGTATTAAGTACCTATCCCCAAACCGGCTCGATAGCAACCAGGTCCCTTCAAGAAGCCTGGTTTCTGGTCAGACGGGAGAGGTTTTGGGATAGGCTCTAAATCAAAGTCCCGCCGCCAAGCACAGCCGCCTTGGCTATTTCACCCGCCGTCTTCGGAAGACCGGCAATCCTGCAGAGTTTCCTGCTTGGTCCGGCTGGATAAAGCTCTTTAAGGTATCTGTTGTCCCATTTCCCCTCACCATTTCTCTGCTGCATTACCCTCATCAATTTCTTAACCGGCGGCACCCCGGTATATTGTTCATAATACTCTCTTAAGAAACCAATCATTTCCCAATGGAAATCTTTCATCTCCACCCCTTCTCTTTGGGCAATGCAATGGGCTATTTCCTTGTCCCAGGTCTTTGGATCTTGTAAGTACCCATCGTCATCAATCCTGTAGCTTTTTCCTTTAAGGGCTATATCCATAAGACAACCTCCTTTGATTGGTAAACTCCCAGATGCCTGCGAAAGATGGCCGAAACGATGACCATCGCCTATCGCTTACACTAAATACAACTTGAGTTATCCCACCCCAAGTCCTTGGCCTGACTAACCAAATCTTCAATGGTGGTTGCCTCAAATCTTTTGGCCACATCTATCCCCACCCGTTTCCAAAAGGAACGAACCGTATCATCCACCGGCTGGCCGGTTTTTATCTCGGCGCTCGGACAAATACAAAAGGATGGTTCTATTGCCTCAACAACTTTCTTCACCGTCGCATCTGAGGATGAGCCTTTAAAGTGATATCCGCCACTAATTCCGCCTCTGACACTTTCAAGCAGCCCGGCATGTTTCAACTTATTAAGAAGTTGAGCCACAAATGAAAAAGAGATATTTTGCCGCCGGGCTATATCATTGCCGGTAATAGTCGTCCCCTCCCCTTGCATAGCAATGTCTGTCATAATGACAATGGCATAATGCACCTTAGCTGGAATCTTCATGGCCAGAACCTCCTTAAACAAACACTAAGTCTGAAAGCTATTTCTATGTATAAAAAATATATATATGTAAATTACATATATATGTAGCATATATTTTGGCACCTGTCAAGGACTTTTTTCAAAAAAAGAAAAAAAGTATCTTCCGGTCCACCCCTTCCGGACCCTCCGCTGTTAGTAGTCTGACGCCTAGTATTTAGCCGGCCACTGATTTTGGACTAAAGTTGCTTGACAGATTCATATATATATGATATAGTTATAACGTAGTGCAAGGCATAGTATAGGAACTCGTCTCTGTTCGTAACAGATTAGGAGGTAAATAAATATGAAACTTTCAACCAAAGGTAGATATGGTCTGAGGGCCATATTGGAACTGGCACTTCACGAAGAAGGTGAGTATCTTTCTATAAATGACATCGCGC harbors:
- a CDS encoding TusE/DsrC/DsvC family sulfur relay protein is translated as MEKRFAFEKANRKYFYKLFPGGPYNQAYKIAGIPMSYLTRGCEAPLIRWYLWSHTYGMGEKGISSPF
- a CDS encoding TusE/DsrC/DsvC family sulfur relay protein — encoded protein: MDIALKGKSYRIDDDGYLQDPKTWDKEIAHCIAQREGVEMKDFHWEMIGFLREYYEQYTGVPPVKKLMRVMQQRNGEGKWDNRYLKELYPAGPSRKLCRIAGLPKTAGEIAKAAVLGGGTLI
- a CDS encoding Fic family protein, with amino-acid sequence MIDLKKRIEDVDELKRELDNHRPLSTNVLKQLKEYYRVGLTYSSNALEGNSLTETETKIVLEDGITIGGKSLRDHYEAIGHSEAYDLLYKLAKDKTITESDILGMHRLFYFRIDPENAGTYRKVKVIITGSDYIPPPPAEIKGLMKKLISEMPRLRKKYHPVEYSAILHKKLAQIHPFVDGNGRTARLLMNLVLLQTGYVITIIPPMLRNDYIAALEEAHKGDNQPLINFISSMVYESLKDYLRLVRRLE
- a CDS encoding Rrf2 family transcriptional regulator; translation: MKIPAKVHYAIVIMTDIAMQGEGTTITGNDIARRQNISFSFVAQLLNKLKHAGLLESVRGGISGGYHFKGSSSDATVKKVVEAIEPSFCICPSAEIKTGQPVDDTVRSFWKRVGIDVAKRFEATTIEDLVSQAKDLGWDNSSCI
- a CDS encoding FAD/NAD(P)-binding oxidoreductase; protein product: MKKIVILGAGTGGTISANSLRKKLDKREWQITVIDKNQMHYYQPGFLFLPFRFPGYKELPDVSRPINRLLGKGVDFVSTEIIAIDAPKKRVKTRAGNFDYDWLISSLGCRIIPDDIEGMKDGYEKNVFDFYTPDSAIKLQRSLERFEKGKVVLNVAEMPIKCPVAPIEFVFLADYYFHKRGIRNKVEIELVTPLPGAFTKPIATSVFSEIAKQKGIKITPNYNLGEVHHEKKIIRSYDGKEIDYDLLVAIPPFEGAAVIEDSGLGNGAGYIPTDKHTLKALNHKDIYSIGDGTDLPTSKAGSVAHFESEVMTENLLSEINGEAPTAKFDGHSNCFIESGFNKALLIDFNYKVEPLPGKFPLPLIGPFSLLKETRINHQGKLAFRWAYWHQILPGKLPGEPLLTNRCSPRGKKVSMLKDSSLFEI
- a CDS encoding TusE/DsrC/DsvC family sulfur relay protein, which encodes MSFELNRKTYETDENGGLQNPEDWNEEVAKYLARGEEIELTSEHWKVIDILRHYYQEYGYPPQMKVIVKKMGNYSASI